A region from the Desulfomarina profundi genome encodes:
- a CDS encoding AzlC family ABC transporter permease: MKTYDKYPATENDRLNQLGAGFRANVVVAASVGAYGSVLGLMAAQKGLTWYQLLLMNLSVFAGSAQFVMVDMWVPPLPLFEMTLAVLVINMRYLLIGASLNPLFRGRSLLHKLLFMHLVADENWAMTMGRFYRQRTTSYFLLGGGLCVQAAWCLGTLTGHRFGAVLSNPEKYGLDFAFVAVFTALVFSFWRGRQDFLPWVITVFLAVITEKIIPGKWYILVGGTGGALAAALLSSGNDQQGEKEDGK, encoded by the coding sequence ATGAAAACATACGATAAGTACCCCGCCACCGAAAATGATCGTTTAAATCAGCTTGGAGCCGGTTTCAGGGCCAATGTTGTTGTTGCGGCAAGTGTTGGTGCATATGGCAGTGTACTGGGACTGATGGCTGCCCAGAAGGGGCTCACCTGGTATCAGTTGCTCCTTATGAACCTCTCTGTTTTCGCCGGCTCAGCACAGTTTGTCATGGTGGATATGTGGGTTCCACCTCTGCCCCTTTTTGAAATGACTCTGGCTGTTCTTGTTATTAATATGCGCTATCTATTGATCGGGGCATCTCTCAATCCCCTGTTTCGTGGCCGCTCCCTGCTCCACAAACTGCTCTTTATGCATCTTGTGGCCGATGAAAACTGGGCGATGACCATGGGCCGGTTTTATCGTCAGCGGACAACCAGCTATTTTCTGCTGGGAGGCGGGTTGTGTGTTCAGGCTGCCTGGTGCCTTGGGACACTGACAGGGCACAGGTTCGGCGCGGTGCTCAGTAATCCTGAAAAATATGGTCTTGATTTTGCTTTTGTGGCAGTTTTTACTGCTCTTGTTTTCAGTTTCTGGCGAGGTCGGCAGGATTTTCTCCCCTGGGTAATTACTGTTTTTCTGGCTGTAATCACGGAAAAAATCATTCCGGGAAAATGGTATATCCTGGTGGGTGGAACAGGAGGCGCGCTGGCTGCTGCGCTTTTATCGTCCGGCAATGATCAGCAGGGAGAAAAAGAAGATGGAAAATAA
- a CDS encoding AzlD family protein, whose protein sequence is MENNKTVFLAIFAAALVTYLLRASGLILADYFPKKGKFKKFMDALPGTILLSLIVPAAISAGWSGLVATACTALCSLRTGNVFVSMVLGVALVAVGRWWQGQ, encoded by the coding sequence ATGGAAAATAATAAAACAGTCTTTCTGGCAATCTTTGCGGCTGCCCTGGTTACCTATCTTCTTCGTGCATCGGGATTAATTCTGGCAGATTACTTTCCAAAGAAGGGAAAGTTTAAAAAATTCATGGATGCGCTGCCCGGAACGATTCTTCTGTCTCTCATAGTTCCCGCGGCAATTTCCGCAGGGTGGAGCGGGTTGGTGGCGACTGCCTGTACTGCGCTGTGTAGCCTGAGAACCGGAAATGTCTTCGTCTCCATGGTACTTGGGGTTGCTCTTGTCGCGGTGGGAAGATGGTGGCAGGGACAATAA
- a CDS encoding multiheme c-type cytochrome produces the protein MAGNTMAGDKCIECHTAVSPGMVKDFQASEHAKNDITCSTCHGTDHSTAQDYKKARLPDEKVCAECHEEQFDQFAHGKHNFGWTTLNAIPGTHLAPDELIEGGRGCGGCHNMGIRTEAQKKEQLDKGYRYQNNSCDECHTRHTFSKKQALNPRSCQQCHMGYDHPQWEMWSSSKHGMRWFAKQNGDLPESAPAPTCQTCHMADGNHANETAWGFLGVRLPLPDDKQAAADRVTILKALGVLDPETGKATPILDAVKAVRMAKLDQESWQKERDKMLKVCSQCHSYSYAKEQLDMGDSIMMKADRLMAEAIETIAALYKDGIIKKPASYPANYPFLLTMMHTNGANWDKDLDKLSYIDQVLVQMYMKHRMRAYQAFFHVNPDYAYWYGWNEMTKDLGEIKELAKSMRAQHKK, from the coding sequence ATGGCTGGCAACACAATGGCGGGTGACAAGTGTATAGAATGTCATACCGCAGTTTCACCGGGAATGGTAAAAGATTTCCAGGCAAGTGAGCATGCAAAAAATGATATCACCTGTTCAACCTGCCACGGAACTGACCATTCTACAGCCCAGGATTACAAGAAGGCACGGTTGCCCGATGAGAAGGTGTGTGCCGAATGCCATGAGGAGCAGTTTGACCAGTTTGCCCATGGCAAGCATAATTTTGGTTGGACGACTCTGAATGCCATTCCCGGGACCCATCTTGCCCCCGATGAGCTGATTGAGGGTGGCCGTGGCTGTGGTGGTTGCCACAATATGGGTATCAGGACGGAAGCGCAGAAAAAAGAACAGTTGGATAAAGGCTATCGCTATCAGAACAATTCCTGTGACGAATGTCATACCAGACATACATTCTCCAAAAAACAGGCACTGAATCCCCGTTCCTGTCAGCAGTGTCACATGGGATATGATCATCCCCAGTGGGAGATGTGGTCCAGTTCCAAGCATGGTATGCGCTGGTTCGCCAAGCAGAACGGTGACTTACCGGAAAGTGCTCCGGCACCGACCTGTCAGACCTGTCATATGGCTGACGGTAACCATGCCAACGAAACCGCCTGGGGTTTTCTCGGAGTTCGTCTGCCGCTGCCGGATGACAAGCAGGCCGCTGCGGACAGGGTCACCATCCTGAAAGCACTTGGTGTTCTTGATCCGGAAACCGGTAAAGCGACTCCGATTCTTGATGCAGTCAAGGCTGTGCGTATGGCCAAGCTTGATCAGGAATCCTGGCAGAAGGAAAGAGACAAGATGCTGAAGGTTTGTTCCCAGTGTCACTCTTATTCCTATGCCAAAGAGCAGCTTGACATGGGCGATTCAATCATGATGAAGGCTGACCGGTTGATGGCCGAGGCCATTGAGACCATTGCAGCCCTATATAAAGATGGAATTATCAAAAAACCGGCAAGTTATCCGGCAAATTATCCTTTCCTGCTGACCATGATGCATACCAATGGAGCAAACTGGGACAAGGATTTGGATAAACTTTCATATATCGATCAGGTGCTGGTGCAGATGTACATGAAGCACAGGATGCGGGCATATCAAGCCTTTTTCCATGTGAATCCTGATTATGCCTATTGGTATGGATGGAATGAAATGACCAAGGACCTCGGTGAAATCAAGGAACTTGCCAAATCCATGAGGGCTCAGCATAAGAAGTAA
- a CDS encoding glycosyltransferase family protein, which yields MEKKLKISWFQVLIALLICAGYFFYFVNRAHVDLQIQVEKRTFFKIYWVGPGEKYSEKHHVEVLVKPGREQYRFYLTDLEKVSRLRIDPQEYRGVSRIKKIEITQNGFPPISLGENSGFSELQPGPQVQEAVPVENMLEVRSSGNDPFFEYTLPGGRIESNRIILLIRLGAIFLFICIGGMFTGPLLEEYRFVPMLLVAAITMAIVMAGTSRRDVHPDEHVHLEASKYFMDNWMPPRIEDEKIRNTYSRYGVSRLNNHEVYYFFAGKFASLFSDLKLDDYKILRAFNILLFISILLVTIIYTESRLVALPLLLSSQVWYLFSYCNSDAFSLFIAFIAAWQLTGSETLLKRFLIERPRWKTFGYGLIIGLFFGLVLLLKKNYYPFVFFLIGTLLFFCWSRRYELNPKRFFIRLTAILLIGGIFAGARVYLDYKVNGPERDAKIMAMRVKLTEPLFNPTTDLNKQYAYLRMKERGVTLTTIINVHRWCEKSFRSAFGVFGYSTISATHVFYDNLRWLLLGFFLFVSANLLFLGNWRIRAVYLWGLVLSVALICASIYHSWTVDFQAQGRYLFPIFPILGSVLVCSRDILYKKGLSLLVFIIFLMACYSFVAVGLAEIPGPGTL from the coding sequence ATGGAAAAAAAATTAAAGATAAGCTGGTTTCAGGTACTGATTGCCTTACTGATTTGTGCTGGTTATTTCTTTTATTTTGTGAACCGGGCCCATGTGGATCTACAGATACAGGTAGAAAAACGAACTTTTTTTAAAATTTACTGGGTCGGGCCTGGAGAAAAGTATTCTGAGAAGCATCATGTGGAGGTTCTGGTAAAACCGGGAAGAGAGCAGTATCGGTTTTATCTCACCGATCTCGAAAAAGTCAGCAGACTGCGTATAGACCCCCAGGAGTACAGGGGAGTGAGCAGGATAAAAAAAATTGAGATCACCCAGAATGGGTTTCCTCCCATTTCTCTTGGTGAAAATAGCGGTTTCTCTGAGTTGCAGCCTGGACCACAGGTACAGGAAGCTGTTCCTGTCGAGAATATGCTGGAAGTACGTTCTTCCGGAAACGATCCCTTTTTTGAATATACACTGCCGGGCGGGCGGATTGAGAGTAACCGGATAATTTTATTGATCCGTCTGGGCGCGATTTTTCTTTTTATATGTATCGGTGGGATGTTTACCGGTCCTCTTCTGGAGGAGTACCGTTTTGTCCCCATGCTGCTGGTTGCAGCCATCACAATGGCGATTGTCATGGCGGGGACAAGCCGGCGTGATGTTCATCCGGATGAGCATGTTCATCTCGAAGCATCAAAATATTTCATGGACAATTGGATGCCGCCCCGAATTGAAGATGAAAAAATCCGCAACACCTACAGCCGCTACGGGGTATCCAGGCTGAACAATCATGAGGTGTATTATTTCTTTGCCGGAAAATTTGCTTCCCTGTTCTCTGATTTGAAACTCGATGATTACAAGATACTGAGGGCTTTCAATATCCTGCTGTTTATCTCTATTCTTCTTGTCACCATCATCTATACTGAATCACGGTTGGTGGCATTACCGTTGTTGCTTTCTTCCCAGGTCTGGTATCTTTTCAGTTACTGTAACTCTGATGCATTCAGTCTGTTCATTGCTTTTATTGCCGCCTGGCAGCTTACGGGTTCCGAGACCCTGTTGAAACGGTTTCTGATCGAGAGGCCACGGTGGAAGACTTTCGGGTATGGCCTGATTATCGGTTTATTTTTCGGTCTGGTTCTGCTGCTGAAAAAAAACTATTATCCGTTTGTATTCTTTCTTATTGGGACACTGCTGTTTTTCTGCTGGAGCAGGCGATATGAACTGAACCCGAAGCGGTTTTTTATCCGGCTGACGGCTATACTGCTTATCGGGGGGATCTTTGCAGGAGCACGGGTTTATCTGGATTATAAAGTGAATGGTCCTGAAAGAGATGCTAAAATCATGGCCATGCGGGTAAAGCTTACGGAACCGCTTTTTAATCCGACAACGGATCTTAACAAGCAGTATGCCTACCTGCGAATGAAAGAAAGAGGGGTGACCCTCACAACTATTATCAATGTTCACCGCTGGTGTGAGAAATCCTTCAGGAGTGCATTTGGCGTATTCGGTTACTCAACAATTTCGGCGACTCATGTGTTCTATGATAACCTGAGGTGGCTGCTTCTCGGTTTCTTTCTGTTTGTTTCCGCCAACCTGCTTTTCTTGGGGAACTGGAGAATCAGAGCCGTTTATCTCTGGGGACTGGTACTCTCTGTGGCGTTAATCTGTGCGTCCATTTATCATTCCTGGACAGTGGATTTCCAGGCCCAGGGGAGATATCTCTTTCCGATTTTCCCGATACTGGGAAGTGTTCTAGTCTGTTCCAGAGATATCCTCTATAAAAAAGGGCTGTCCCTTCTGGTCTTTATCATTTTTCTCATGGCCTGTTATTCTTTTGTTGCGGTGGGTCTTGCAGAAATACCCGGACCAGGGACACTGTGA
- a CDS encoding DMT family transporter — protein sequence MARIHFRAQHTTRQSFLGWIAVFCSAFCLYLATVIIRWAAPRTDIATSYFVFARFLLGFIVVSSSMLIRKESFKPRKYHYLIGRTLTNTISVFCFYKAINFGSVAEANILNMTYPLFVALFSWFFLKNQRDLFALLIVGVAFTGVWMILAPQESTAAGYNYWGLASGIMAAGAMVYLNVSRKYHDSQTILLFMFGFGSLGMFLLFRNAIFLPTPLEFFYLLTCSAAGVLGQYLLTYGFRYVTAVEGSIISSTRILLAALIGPVLVADPPLTVAGWCGALLIFGANVVLALRRSV from the coding sequence ATGGCTCGTATACATTTTCGCGCGCAACACACAACCAGACAGAGTTTTCTCGGTTGGATCGCTGTTTTCTGCTCAGCCTTCTGTTTATACCTGGCCACGGTCATCATCCGCTGGGCAGCCCCCCGCACGGATATCGCAACATCTTATTTTGTTTTTGCCAGGTTTCTTCTTGGATTTATAGTGGTCTCCAGCTCCATGCTGATCAGAAAAGAATCTTTCAAACCAAGAAAATACCATTATCTTATCGGTCGAACACTCACCAATACGATTTCGGTTTTCTGCTTCTACAAAGCGATAAATTTCGGGTCAGTCGCGGAAGCCAATATCCTCAATATGACTTATCCTCTTTTTGTCGCTCTTTTTTCCTGGTTTTTTCTCAAAAACCAGCGGGATCTTTTTGCTCTACTCATTGTAGGAGTTGCCTTTACCGGTGTCTGGATGATCCTCGCACCGCAAGAGTCGACTGCAGCAGGATATAATTACTGGGGCCTGGCTTCAGGAATCATGGCGGCCGGAGCCATGGTCTACCTCAATGTCAGCCGGAAATACCATGACTCTCAGACCATCCTTCTCTTCATGTTCGGCTTTGGTTCCCTGGGCATGTTTCTCCTTTTCCGAAACGCCATTTTCCTCCCCACCCCTCTGGAATTCTTCTATCTCCTCACCTGTTCAGCCGCGGGTGTGTTAGGCCAGTATCTTCTGACCTACGGGTTCAGGTATGTTACTGCCGTAGAAGGATCCATTATTTCCTCAACACGGATTCTACTGGCTGCTCTCATCGGCCCGGTTCTCGTGGCGGACCCACCTCTCACAGTGGCAGGCTGGTGCGGAGCTTTACTCATTTTCGGCGCCAATGTAGTACTGGCCCTGCGCAGGTCTGTATAA
- a CDS encoding glycosyltransferase family 4 protein: MTLSISFLLGSPDISGGTYVIFEHATRLQNRGHRITIITESSIPPERYSWHPEAEKLTWLSLEDTATETFDIVIATWWKSPFLLHRLRGKHYIYFVQSIESRFFPEETPNHHDKRDLALWQHYCESTYSCNIPVITEAGWIQDYLRKNYNRTSYLVRNGIRKDLYNTRAESIAPIEEGRLRVLIEGPVDVDFKNVPCSIKLAEKAGADEIWLLTSSDVSEFPGVDKIFSRIPIHETPSIYRSCDVLVKLSYIEGMFGPPLEMFHCGGTAIVYDVTGHDEYIIDGENSYVVPKDHEEMVVRLLQKLKRNVDELQRLKQGAIKTAEQWVDWEKSSEQFSQALMAVIEGPGTSRTYLRNWTKRVEEAHRTRFSDKTLQQFQKREQGEDGFNFLQVYTWSEGEGLENGSFQWTHCPSSVQAQVTIETEIRDFPFWIRIDPGVRIGIIEIFSITITLVENSTLLYNCSTPSSSTSSLLVEH; encoded by the coding sequence ATGACCTTATCCATATCCTTTCTTCTCGGCTCTCCCGACATCAGCGGTGGTACTTATGTTATCTTTGAACACGCCACAAGACTGCAGAATCGTGGGCACCGGATTACGATAATTACCGAAAGTTCCATTCCTCCGGAACGATACAGCTGGCACCCGGAAGCCGAAAAACTGACCTGGCTCTCCCTTGAAGACACCGCAACCGAAACCTTTGATATCGTCATCGCCACATGGTGGAAGTCACCTTTTCTCCTCCACCGGTTGCGCGGGAAGCATTATATCTATTTTGTCCAGTCCATTGAATCCCGTTTCTTCCCTGAAGAAACCCCGAACCATCACGACAAAAGGGATCTTGCTCTCTGGCAGCACTATTGTGAATCCACCTACAGTTGCAATATCCCTGTCATTACCGAGGCCGGATGGATACAGGATTACCTGCGAAAAAACTATAACAGAACCTCATATCTGGTACGAAACGGTATCCGCAAGGATCTGTACAATACCAGGGCTGAGAGTATCGCACCAATAGAGGAAGGGCGACTGCGCGTCCTGATTGAAGGCCCGGTGGATGTTGATTTTAAAAATGTCCCCTGCTCAATTAAGTTGGCAGAAAAAGCGGGCGCTGATGAAATATGGCTGCTTACCTCTTCTGATGTAAGCGAATTTCCAGGAGTCGACAAAATCTTTTCCCGGATACCGATCCACGAAACGCCCTCCATATACAGGTCCTGCGATGTCCTGGTCAAGCTGAGTTATATCGAGGGAATGTTTGGCCCTCCGCTGGAGATGTTTCACTGTGGTGGGACAGCCATAGTCTATGACGTTACCGGACATGACGAATATATTATCGATGGAGAAAACAGTTATGTTGTCCCAAAAGACCATGAAGAAATGGTCGTCCGGCTTCTGCAGAAACTGAAAAGGAATGTGGATGAACTGCAGCGGTTAAAACAGGGAGCGATAAAAACCGCCGAGCAATGGGTTGACTGGGAGAAATCCTCTGAACAATTCTCCCAGGCACTGATGGCTGTCATTGAAGGACCGGGAACCAGCCGTACCTATCTGAGAAACTGGACAAAACGAGTGGAAGAGGCCCACCGGACTAGGTTTTCGGACAAAACCCTGCAACAGTTTCAAAAAAGAGAACAGGGGGAAGATGGTTTTAATTTTCTCCAGGTTTACACCTGGTCGGAAGGAGAAGGTCTTGAAAACGGATCCTTTCAATGGACTCACTGTCCTTCAAGCGTGCAGGCGCAAGTGACCATTGAGACAGAAATACGTGATTTCCCCTTCTGGATACGTATAGATCCCGGGGTACGTATCGGTATCATTGAGATCTTTTCGATCACCATAACCTTGGTTGAGAACAGTACACTGCTCTACAACTGTTCCACCCCGAGCAGTTCGACAAGCTCTTTATTGGTGGAACATTGA
- a CDS encoding ATP-dependent DNA helicase — translation MEPFTLLALASAAGFVFNKMTGRGNENTGLENRKRTCSGDRIATLTPDNSSEFDLSSIEVLPEYKLVKKLIEKEFPLIFITGGAGTGKSTFVRWMVNEFSGSVLLGAPTAMAALTVGGKTLHSLCLLPPGWIVKKDIRHVPKRKDIQEAKLLIIDEISMVTANLLDGVSGFLRLNRNIDKPFGGLPVIMVGDMFQLPPIVRASTRSLYQTVYGSAKFYNAKCLRETTYYAVELTKTYRQSDQHFVNILSRLREGVDLPQTLAALNGGCTITSTPPPGAVWLSPRNNEISSRNFRELASINSPEKTYTGTLLGRFQSRQFPSPMDLTLKRGAQVMFTKNDAAKRWVSGTVGRVQRLLDEKIFVQLADSGRIVDVGRVRWSEYHYGWNEHSLQIERTETGAYIQFPLIPAWGMTIHKSQGKTIEKVHLDLGGGAFETGQTYVALSRCRSLQGLSMARPLTVADILVDFESKQFYDHLRNVIRKLPPEKMLHELNRE, via the coding sequence ATGGAACCATTTACCCTATTAGCCCTGGCTTCGGCGGCAGGATTTGTCTTTAACAAGATGACCGGCAGGGGCAATGAAAACACGGGACTTGAAAATCGAAAGCGAACCTGCAGCGGTGACAGGATTGCCACACTCACTCCTGATAACAGCTCTGAGTTCGATCTCTCTTCAATCGAGGTTCTACCCGAATATAAGCTGGTAAAAAAACTGATTGAAAAAGAATTCCCCCTTATCTTCATCACGGGAGGAGCTGGTACCGGCAAGAGCACTTTTGTCAGATGGATGGTCAATGAATTCAGTGGATCCGTACTTCTTGGAGCTCCCACCGCCATGGCTGCTCTTACCGTCGGCGGCAAGACCCTTCACTCCCTCTGTCTGCTGCCACCCGGTTGGATCGTAAAAAAAGATATCCGCCATGTTCCGAAAAGAAAAGATATTCAGGAGGCAAAACTGCTCATCATTGATGAAATATCAATGGTTACAGCCAACCTTCTTGATGGTGTGAGTGGTTTTTTACGATTGAACCGTAATATTGATAAACCTTTCGGCGGTCTGCCTGTCATCATGGTGGGGGACATGTTTCAGCTTCCGCCGATAGTACGAGCCTCTACCCGCTCACTTTACCAGACAGTGTATGGGTCCGCTAAATTCTACAATGCGAAATGTTTGCGGGAAACAACCTATTATGCCGTGGAACTTACAAAAACCTACCGTCAGTCTGATCAGCATTTCGTCAATATTCTCAGCCGGCTGCGTGAAGGTGTCGACCTGCCTCAGACACTGGCAGCCCTGAATGGTGGCTGCACAATTACTTCAACACCACCACCGGGTGCCGTCTGGCTTTCTCCCCGCAACAATGAAATCAGTTCCCGCAATTTTCGGGAGCTAGCCAGCATCAATTCTCCAGAGAAAACCTACACGGGGACACTGCTTGGCCGCTTTCAGTCCAGGCAGTTTCCCTCTCCCATGGATCTGACGCTCAAACGCGGTGCCCAGGTAATGTTTACAAAAAACGATGCAGCCAAACGATGGGTCAGCGGTACCGTAGGCAGAGTACAGAGACTGCTGGACGAGAAGATATTTGTCCAGCTTGCCGATTCGGGCAGGATTGTTGATGTGGGCAGAGTCAGGTGGAGTGAGTATCACTATGGCTGGAACGAACACAGTTTACAGATTGAACGGACAGAGACGGGAGCCTATATTCAGTTTCCCCTGATACCAGCCTGGGGAATGACCATCCATAAAAGCCAGGGAAAGACCATCGAAAAAGTTCACCTCGATCTTGGTGGTGGCGCATTTGAAACCGGGCAGACCTATGTAGCCCTCAGTCGTTGTCGATCCCTGCAGGGATTGTCCATGGCCCGCCCATTAACTGTCGCTGATATTCTTGTGGATTTTGAATCAAAACAATTTTATGATCACCTTCGCAATGTGATCAGAAAACTGCCCCCCGAAAAAATGCTTCATGAACTGAACCGGGAATAA